CACCACATTCTggctgcccggacacctgggcccctctcgcccgctcagacacctgcccggacgcctgggcccctctcgcccgcccagacacctgcccggacgcctgggcccctctcgcccgcccagacacctgcccggacgcctgggcccctcccgcccACTCAGacacctgcccagacacctgcccggacacctgggcccctctcacctgcccagacacctgcccggacacctgcccggacacctgggcccctccggccACCTAGACacctgcccggatgcctgggcccttcccgcccacccagacacctgcccggacgcctgggcccctcctgcccacccagacacctgcccagacacctgggaccCTCCCGTCACCACATTCTggctgcccggacacctgggcccctctcaccCGCCCGGACATCCGGGCCCCTCTCGCCACCACATTCTggctgcccggacacctgggcccctctcaccCGCCCGGACACCCGCCCGGACACCCGGGCCCCTCTCGCCACCACATTctggctgcccggacgcctgggccccgccccaGAGCCTCGGCTTGCCCGGCCGGCGGCCCGCGCGTACCCAGGCGTCGAGGCGCAGGTCGCGCAGGGCGGCGCTGCCCTGGAAGAGGTCGAGGCTGAGCTGCTCCAGGCGCAGCCGCTCCTCCAGGTAGCGGCCCAGGTAGCGCTGCAGCAGGTAGCGGCACACGCGGGCCTTGAGCGAGGCCGACCAGGGCTCGAACCACCGCGACatggcgcccccggcccggcccggcccgcgccggctgctgctgcctggtccGAGCCGGTTCCGGTCACCTCAGAGCCGGTTCCGGCCTGGTCCGAGCCGGTACCGGTCACCTCAGGGTCAGTTCCGGCCTGGTCCGAGCCGGTTCCGGTCACCTCAGAGCTGGTTCCGGCCGGTCCTGGTCACCTCAGAGCCAGTTCTGGCTGGCGCAAACCAGTTCTGGTTCGCTAAGAGCTGGTTTTGGCCAGTTCAAGCTGGTACTGGTCTGTTCAAGGTCAGTTCTAACCAGTCCAAGCTGGTACCGCTCGCCTCAGGGTTGGTTCTGTCCAGTGCTGGTTGCCTCAGCCACAGTCCTGCTCGCCTCAGAGCCAGTTCTGGCCGGTTCAACCTGGTTCTGGTTACCTTGGCCACGGTTGTAGTCACCTCAGAGCCGGTTCTGGCCGGTTCAAACCGGTTCCAGTCACCTCAGCTGCGGTTCTAGGCACCTCAGAGCCAGTTCTGGCCAGTTCAAGCTGGTGCCGGTCACCTCAGCTGCACTTCCGGTCTCCTCAGAGCCGGTTCTGAACATCCGGGCCAGTTCTGGTCACCTCAGCTGTGGTACCAGTTGCCTCAGGGCCGGTTCTGACCAGTCCAAGCCGGTACCAGTCACCTCAGAAACAGTTCTGACCAGTCCAACCTGGTAGCAATCACTTTAGGGCCACTTTTGGCCAGTTCTGGTTGCCTCAGAACTGGTTTTGGCCAGTCCAAGCTGGTACCAGTCACCTCAGGGTCGGTTCCAACCAGTCCAAGCTGGTACCGGTCGCCTCAGGGTCGGTTCTGACCAGTCCCGGTCACTCCAGCCACAGTTCTGGTCACCTCAGAGCCGGCTCTGGCTGGTCCAAGCCCGTTCCGGTCACCTCAGAGCTGGTTCCGGCCGGTCCAAGCCGGTTCCGGTCACCTCAGAGCCGGTTCCGGCCGGTCCAAGCCGGTTCCGGTCACCTCAGAGCCGGTTCCGGCCGGTCCAAGCCGGTTCCGGTCACCTCAGAGCCGGTTCCGGCCGGTCCAAGCCGGTTCCGGTCACCTCAGCTGCGGTCCCAGCTGCCTCAGAGCCGGTTCTGACTGGTCCAAGCTGGTTCTGGTCGCCTCAGAGCCGGTTCCGGCCGGTCCGAGCCGGTTCCGGTCCCCTCAGCCGCAGTCCCGGCTGCCTCGCAGCTGGTTCTGGCCAGTTCTGACTGGCCCAAGCCGGTTCCGGTCCCCGCAGCCACCGTCCCAGCAGCCTCAGGGCCAATCCCGATTGTCCCAACCGCGTTCCCAGTCACCTCAGGGCCGGTTCCGGCCGGTCCAAGCCGGTTCCGGTCACCTCGGCCGCGGTCCCGGCCGCCTCAGAGCCGGTTCCGACCGGTTCCGGTCACCTCAGCCGCGGTCCCGCTCGCCGCACGGTCCGTTCCGACCGGTCCAAGCCGGTTCCGGCCGCCTCAGAGCCGGTACCGGCCGGTTCCCGGCGGCCCCGACCCGGTTCCGCCTCGGCCGCGGTTCCCCTcagccccgctccggccgcggccgccgctcgcctCGACGCCCattggccgcggccgccgcctcgccccgctCCCATTGGCCgagcgtccgggccccctccggcCTCATTGGCTACTCCGCCACTCTGCGCTCATTGGCGGAGAGAGGAGAGCCCGCCCAGGTTGGCGGCGATCCCGCCTTCTCATTGGCTGAGATGGGGGAGGGGGCGACTCGCCGGAGAGCCACTCGGATTGGCCGGAAGGCGCGGAGCGCTGCTCCCATTGGCTGTCGGCTGTGGAGCGCCCGCCTTTGCCTCGCGCAAacaggaagagggagagggggcggggggggcagaaGGGCCGCGCGCCTGCGCATTCGGGACGCCGGTGGGTGCGCATGCGCTGAAGGCAGCGTGAAGCCGGACCGGGCAGCGCGGCCCCACTCTTGCGCATGCGCCGTTGCcggaggcaggggaaggggcgGACGCATGCGCAGTGAGGGCGGCGCCgcgctcttcccccccccccaagggacccaggcgtccgcccccccctccaagggacccaggcgtccgggcacccccccccccgccatgtgACTCATGGAAAAGCCCCGGGGCCAGACTGGGCTCTGCCCAGTATCGACTGGGAGCGACCTTGGCGCAGCCttgcccggggggaggggggctgggacCAGTGTCCCAGCGCTACTGGGACGCggcccagtgtccccagtgtgaCCAGTAGAACCAGCCCAATGTCCCCCCAACCAGTCCCCACTGCAGCcagtcccagtgtccccagtgtgaCCAGTAGAACCAGCCCAATGTCCCCTCCAACCAGTCCCCAGTGCAGCcagtcccagtgtccccagtgtgaCCAGTAGAACCAGCCCAATGTCCCCCCAACCAGTCCCCAGTGCAGCcagtcccagtgtccccagtgtgaCCAGTAGAACCAGCCCAATGTCCCCCCAACCAGTCCCCAGTGCAACCACCGCCAGTAGCCCCAGCAAAACCCATCCCAGTAGCACTGGTGTGACCAGTGCACCCAGCGTCACCAGTGCCAAGGTCCCCAGTGTAACCAGTCCGTACCCTCAGTGCCCCCCCATACCAGTCCTGCTCCACCAGTACAACCCACCCCCAGTTCAGCcagtcccagtgtccccagtacAACCCGTCCCAGCCCTTCCAGTGTAACCAGTGCAGCCGCCCCGGTGCCCCCAGTATGAACAGCGCAGCCaggcccagtgctcccagcaggaGTATTCCTATTCCCAGTACAACCAGTACACAGAGTGCCCGTGCTCctagggccctggggggggggggtggatgggcccaggcgtccgggggggggggggggtcacatgcTCCTGTCCGTGCTGCTATCGActgccggcgccggcggctcATAAAAGGtcagagccggagccggagccagcgggagccggagccggagccggagccgatCCCGGAGCCGGAGTcagcgggagccggagccggacgTGATCCCGGAGCCGGAGTCAgcgggagccggagctggagccggacgTGATCCCGGAGCCGGAGTcagcgggagccggagccggagctggacgTGATCCCGGAGCCGGAGTCAgcgggagccggagctggagccggacgTGATCCCGGAGCCGGAGTcagcgggagccggagccggagctggacgTGATCCCGGAGCCGGAGTCAGACGGAGCCGGAGCTGGACGTGATCCCGGAGCCGGAGTcagcgggagccggagccggagccggagccggacgTGATCCCGGAGCCGGAGTCAgacggagccggagccggagccggagctggacgTGATCCCGGAGCCGGAGTCAgcgggagccggagctggagctggaCGTGATCCCGGAGCCGGAGTCAGCGGGAGCCGGAGTCAGCGGGAGCCGGAGCTGGACGTGATCCCGGAGCCGGAGTcagcgggagccggagccggagctggacgTGATCCCGGAGCCGGAGTCAgacggagccggagccggagccggagctggacgTGATCCCGGAGCCGGAGTcagcgggagccggagccggagctggacgTGATCCCGGAGCCGGAGTCAGcgggagctggagccggagccggagccggacgTGATCCCGGAGCCGGAGTCAGcgggagctggagccggagccggacgTGATCCCGGAGCGGATCTGGAGCAGGAGCCGGAGCAAGGGTAGGACCGGGAGCGGATCCTGGGGCAGGAGCGGCTCCCGGAGTGGATCACAGGGCAGGAGCGGCTCCCGGAGTGGATCACAGGGCAGGAGCGGCTCCCGGAGTGGATCACAGGGCAGGAGCGGATCCCGGAGCGGCTCCCGGAGTGGATTGAGGGGCAGGAGTGAGTCCTGGAGCGGACGCTGGAGCGCTGCAGCCCCGGAGCGGATCCCGGGCCGGATCGCGGGGCAGGAGTCAATCCCAGAGTGGATCCTGGAACGGATCCCGGAGTGGATTATGAGGCAGTAGCAGCTCCCGGCGCGGATCCCAGGTTGGCGCCACATCCCGGGCCGGATCCCGGAGCGGATCCCGGGGCGGATCCCGGGGCAGATCCCGGGTCAGTGCTGCCTCCCGGAGCGGATCCCGGAGCGGATCCCAGGCCGGATCCTGGGTCGGCAGTGCATCCCGAGCCGGATCACGGAGCAGATCTCGGGTCAGCGCCACATCCCGGGCTGGATCCCGGGTCGGCAGTGCATCCCGGGCCGGATCCCAGAGCGGATCCTGGGTCAGCACCACATCCCGGGCCAGATCCTGGACCGGATCCCGGGTCGGTAGTGCATCCCGGAGCGGATCGCGGAGCGGATCCCAGGTCGGCGATTTCCGGAGCGGATCCCGGAGCGGATCCCGGGTCGGCGGTGCATCCCGGAGCGGATCCCAGAGTGGATCCCAGAGCGGATCCTGGGTCATCGGTGATTTCTGGAGCGGATCCCGGAGCGGATCGCGGAGCAGATCCCGGGTCGGTGGTGCATCCCGGAGCGGATCTTGGAGCAGCTCGCGGAGCGGATCCC
The window above is part of the Struthio camelus isolate bStrCam1 unplaced genomic scaffold, bStrCam1.hap1 HAP1_SCAFFOLD_180, whole genome shotgun sequence genome. Proteins encoded here:
- the LOC138065124 gene encoding LOW QUALITY PROTEIN: uncharacterized protein (The sequence of the model RefSeq protein was modified relative to this genomic sequence to represent the inferred CDS: deleted 1 base in 1 codon), with protein sequence MAPPARPGPRRLLLPGPSRFRSPQSRFRPGPSRYRSPQGQFRPGPSRFRSPQSWFRPVLVTSEPVLAGANQFWFAKSWFWPVQAGTGLFKVSSNQSKLSPQSRFWPVQTGSSHLSCGSRHLRASSGQFKLVPVTSAALPVSSEPVLNIRASSGHLSCGTSCLRAGSDQSKPYEQRSQAQCSQQEYSYSQYNHRSQRELEPEPDVIPERIWSRSRSKGRTGSGSWGRSGSRSGSQGRSGSRSGSRSGLRGRSESWSGRWSAAAPERIPGRIAGQESIPEWILERIPEWIMSSSSSRRGSQVGATSRAGSRSGSRGGSRGRSRVSAASRSGSRSGSQAGSWVGSASRAGSRSRSRVSATSRAGSRVGSASRAGSQSGSWVSTTSRARSWTGSRVGSASRSGSRSGSQVGDFRSGSRSGSRVGGASRSGSQSGSQSGSWVIGDFWSGSRSGSRSRSRVGGASRSGSWSSSRSGSRVGGASRSGSQSGSRVSGASRSGSRSGSQSGSRVGGASRSGSRSGSRSGSRSGSRGGAMSGSPGRGAGPPRRARGAAAVPPWGPGARGEPVPPGKLRGLAGPRRPPFSRFLDELTQRVLSPAGLRALGWPPRAPGPPARLPATCARTSATSVTAGSPPRTPGSLPRTPGSLSRTPGSPPTAGSLPRTPGSLSRTPGSPPTAGSLPQTPGSLPRTPGSLSRTPGSPPTAGSLPRTPGSLPRTPGSLSRTPGSPPMAGSLPRMPGSLSRTPGSLWTLSGAGGWCEEPPEHREVPPEPGAAGAAVGLHMLEALQEQLARLQSDFASSQRANRALEQRLRHLVRGPGVRDGGGGQLGRAQASGGTKVSREGPRWGRWRR